Proteins encoded by one window of Aphidius gifuensis isolate YNYX2018 linkage group LG2, ASM1490517v1, whole genome shotgun sequence:
- the LOC122850062 gene encoding peroxisomal membrane protein PMP34 — translation MTGGSNGGSVFTYETLVHAISGAAGSVVAMATFFPLDTVRSRLQLEEGRQSKNTLATLKELMSKEGPSTLYRGIVPVLESLCASNFVYFYTFHGMKLLRSSRNQTAKNDLLVASIAGFINVLVTTPLWVVNTRLKMKGITDIHERNNNEYETLLDGIIHIWKYEGIGKLWAGTLPSLILVANPAIQFMTYESIKRKVSSSLGGAQTPAWIFFTIGAIAKTVATILTYPLQLVQTKLRHGHNYENLSPNAGTLQILLYILKKNGIGGLYKGMEAKLLQTVLTAALMFLAYEKISRFVFRILLHRPTVR, via the exons atgactGGTGGAAGTAATGGAGGAAGTGTTTTCACTTATGAGACACTTGTCCATGCTATATCCGGTGCTGCT GGAAGTGTCGTTGCAATGGCAACATTTTTTCCACTTGACACAGTACGCAGCCGACTCCAAt tGGAAGAAGGAAGACAGTCAAAAAATACACTAGCAACATTAAAAGAGTTGATGTCTAAAGAAGGACC ttCAACATTGTATCGAGGAATAGTGCCTGTACTTGAAAGTTTATGTGCAAGTAATttcgtatatttttatacatttcatGGAATGAAATTACTACGAAGTTCTAGAAATCAAACAGCAAAAAATGATCTTCTAGTTGCTTCAATAgctg GTTTTATAAATGTACTTGTAACAACACCACTTTGGGTTGTCAATACAAGACTAAAGATGAAAGGAATAACTGATATTCATgagagaaataataatgaatatgaaaCACTTCTTG ATGGAATAATTCACATATGGAAATACGAAGGAATTGGAAAATTATGGGCTGGTACATTACCAAGTTTAATACTCGTTGCAAATCCAGCAATTCAATTTATGACCTATGAaagtataaaaagaaaagttaGTAGTTCACTTGGAGGTGCACAAACACCAGcatggattttttttacaattggtGCTATTGCTAAAACTGTTGCAACTATTTTAACTTATCCACTTCAATTGGTACAAACTAAATTAcgg catGGACATAATTATGAAAATCTTTCACCAAATGCTGGAACATTACAAATTTTACTATACATATTAAA aaaaaatggAATTGGTGGTCTTTACAAAGGCATGGAAGCAAAATTACTTCAAACTGTTTTAACAGCAGCACTTATGTTCCTTgcttatgaaaaaatatcaagatttGTTTTTCGAATTTTATTGCATCGACCAACTGTTCGATAG